The proteins below come from a single Saccharophagus degradans 2-40 genomic window:
- the ilvC gene encoding ketol-acid reductoisomerase yields the protein MQVYYDKDCDLSIIQGKKVAIIGYGSQGHAHACNLKDSGVDVTVGLRTGSSSVAKAEAHGLKVADVATAVAAADVVMILTPDEFQSVLYKEEIEPNIKQGATLAFAHGFAIHYNQVVPRADLDVIMVAPKAPGHTVRSEFVKGGGIPDLIAIFQDASGTAKEVALSYASGVGGGRSGIIETTFKDETETDLFGEQAVLCGGAVELVKMGFETLTEAGYAPEMAYFECLHELKLIVDLMYEGGIANMNYSISNNAEYGEYVTGPKVINEESRKAMRQALKDIQQGEYAKNFILEGQSNYPSMTAWRRNNAAHPIEQVGGKLRAMMPWIESNKIIDKTKN from the coding sequence ATGCAGGTTTATTACGATAAAGATTGCGATCTTTCTATTATCCAAGGCAAAAAAGTAGCCATCATTGGTTACGGTTCACAAGGTCACGCACACGCGTGCAACCTTAAAGATTCTGGCGTAGATGTAACCGTTGGTTTGCGTACTGGTTCTTCTTCTGTTGCTAAGGCGGAGGCCCACGGCCTTAAAGTAGCCGATGTTGCAACTGCAGTAGCTGCGGCGGATGTGGTAATGATCCTTACTCCAGACGAATTCCAAAGCGTTCTATATAAAGAAGAGATTGAGCCAAACATTAAGCAGGGCGCTACTTTGGCGTTTGCTCACGGTTTTGCTATCCACTACAACCAAGTTGTGCCGCGTGCAGACCTTGATGTAATCATGGTTGCTCCTAAAGCTCCTGGCCACACTGTGCGTTCAGAGTTTGTTAAAGGCGGCGGTATTCCAGATTTGATTGCAATTTTCCAGGATGCATCTGGTACAGCAAAAGAAGTAGCGCTTTCTTATGCTTCTGGTGTTGGTGGTGGTCGTTCAGGCATCATCGAAACAACCTTTAAAGATGAGACTGAAACTGACCTATTTGGTGAGCAAGCAGTATTGTGTGGCGGTGCCGTAGAATTGGTTAAAATGGGCTTCGAAACCCTTACCGAAGCTGGCTATGCCCCAGAAATGGCTTACTTTGAGTGTTTGCATGAATTGAAATTGATTGTTGATCTTATGTACGAAGGCGGTATCGCTAACATGAACTACTCAATTTCTAACAATGCTGAGTACGGCGAATACGTAACCGGCCCTAAAGTAATCAACGAAGAAAGCCGCAAGGCTATGCGTCAAGCCCTTAAAGATATCCAGCAAGGCGAATACGCTAAAAACTTCATCTTGGAAGGTCAGTCCAACTACCCATCTATGACTGCTTGGCGTCGTAACAACGCTGCTCACCCTATCGAGCAGGTTGGTGGTAAGTTGCGTGCAATGATGCCTTGGATTGAAAGCAATAAAATTATCGATAAGACTAAAAACTAA
- a CDS encoding acetolactate synthase 3 large subunit, protein MEKLSGGDMLIRALADEGVEYLFGYPGGAALHIYDAVFRQKRVQHILVRHEQAATHAADGYARSTGKVGTVLVTSGPGATNAITGIATAYMDSIPMVVISGQVASDKIGEDAFQETDMVGVSRPIVKHSFLVKHAKDIPEIVKKAFYIASTGRPGPVVIDIPKDITNPVDKFEYSYPDKVKIRSYTPAAKGHTGQIKKAVQLLLGARRPIIYAGGGVVQGNASNQLTEIAKLLNFPVTNTLMGLGAFPGTDKQFLGMLGMHGTVEANTAMHHADVIFAVGARFDDRVTNTPSKFCPSAKIIHIDIDPASISKTVTADVPIVGPVEGVLDEMLELVKATKERPDTSAIASWWKQIDEWRDRYSIIDTPRYDTGGMIKPQEVVRMVHEVTGGDAYVCSDVGQHQMFSAQYYQFDKPRRWINSGGLGTMGFGLPAAMGVQIAHRDANVVCVTGEGSIQMCIQELSTCTQYHLPVKIICINNQALGMVRQWQDMQYESRYSESLYEDSLPDFVKLMEAYGHVGMKVTKREELKSKLEECFAMKDKTVFMDIYVDPNEHVYPMQVAPNGSMRDMWLSKSERT, encoded by the coding sequence GTGGAAAAACTCTCCGGCGGAGACATGTTAATTCGCGCGCTTGCAGACGAAGGCGTTGAATATTTATTTGGTTACCCAGGCGGTGCCGCACTGCATATATATGATGCAGTATTTCGTCAGAAGCGAGTCCAGCACATTTTGGTGCGCCACGAGCAAGCTGCAACACACGCTGCAGATGGCTACGCACGTTCAACCGGTAAGGTGGGCACGGTGCTGGTGACTTCTGGTCCAGGTGCTACCAATGCCATTACGGGTATTGCTACAGCCTATATGGATTCAATTCCAATGGTTGTAATTTCGGGGCAGGTGGCTTCCGATAAGATTGGTGAAGACGCGTTCCAAGAAACCGATATGGTGGGGGTGTCGCGCCCAATCGTTAAGCACAGCTTTCTTGTTAAGCATGCCAAAGACATACCCGAGATTGTCAAAAAAGCTTTCTATATTGCTTCTACTGGCCGCCCTGGGCCTGTGGTTATTGATATCCCCAAAGATATTACTAACCCAGTAGATAAGTTTGAATACAGCTACCCAGACAAAGTAAAAATTCGCTCTTACACGCCTGCAGCGAAAGGTCATACTGGTCAAATCAAAAAGGCCGTTCAGCTTTTACTAGGCGCTCGACGCCCTATTATTTATGCCGGCGGCGGTGTTGTGCAGGGTAATGCTAGTAATCAACTTACTGAAATAGCCAAGCTACTTAACTTCCCCGTTACCAATACGTTGATGGGGCTAGGTGCATTTCCTGGTACCGATAAGCAATTTTTGGGCATGTTGGGCATGCACGGCACGGTAGAGGCGAATACAGCAATGCATCACGCCGATGTGATATTTGCCGTAGGTGCTCGCTTTGATGACCGCGTAACTAACACGCCGTCAAAGTTCTGCCCGTCTGCCAAAATTATTCATATTGATATAGACCCAGCATCAATATCTAAAACAGTAACCGCAGACGTGCCAATTGTTGGCCCCGTGGAAGGTGTGTTAGATGAAATGCTCGAGCTGGTTAAAGCTACTAAAGAGCGCCCAGATACCTCAGCGATTGCCTCTTGGTGGAAGCAAATAGACGAATGGCGCGACCGCTATAGCATCATAGATACCCCGCGTTACGACACGGGCGGCATGATTAAGCCGCAAGAAGTAGTGCGCATGGTTCACGAAGTGACAGGTGGCGACGCTTATGTGTGTTCCGATGTGGGTCAGCACCAAATGTTTAGTGCGCAGTACTACCAGTTTGATAAGCCGCGCCGCTGGATCAACTCTGGTGGCTTGGGCACTATGGGCTTTGGTTTACCTGCTGCGATGGGCGTGCAAATTGCACATCGTGACGCCAATGTGGTGTGTGTAACAGGTGAAGGCAGTATACAAATGTGTATTCAAGAGCTTTCTACCTGCACGCAGTATCACTTGCCGGTTAAGATTATTTGTATCAATAACCAAGCGCTAGGTATGGTTAGACAGTGGCAAGATATGCAATACGAAAGCCGCTACTCAGAAAGCTTGTACGAAGATTCTCTGCCAGATTTTGTTAAGTTGATGGAAGCCTACGGCCATGTTGGTATGAAGGTAACCAAGCGTGAAGAGCTTAAAAGCAAGCTAGAAGAGTGTTTTGCCATGAAAGACAAAACTGTGTTTATGGATATCTATGTCGACCCGAACGAGCATGTTTACCCCATGCAGGTAGCACCTAACGGTTCTATGCGCGATATGTGGTTGAGTAAGTCGGAGCGTACATAA
- the ilvY gene encoding HTH-type transcriptional activator IlvY: MDIEKLKLFISLAETLSFNRTSELCHVSPSTLSRTIQQLEAQLNNRLFERDNRTVTLTHQGNTFLGFARDIVQQWETAQESMQADANKLKGSLSIYCSVTASYSFLFDMLKNFRAHQPDIEIKLHTGDPALALERVISGNEDMAIAAQTPNMPKDVCFKRFTASELIFIGPSGSEAFFREEKEHEKDYLQRLPLIVSERGLARQRLDSWYKSNAIKPNIYAQVSGNEAIVSMVSLGLGVGLLPKIVLDNSPLASKVKPFTGLPNLGAFNVGLCVLEKRLRSPIIDAFWSQIKSN, translated from the coding sequence ATGGACATTGAGAAGCTAAAGCTATTTATCTCTCTAGCAGAAACCTTAAGCTTTAATCGCACCAGTGAGCTGTGTCATGTAAGCCCATCCACTCTAAGCAGAACAATCCAACAGCTAGAAGCTCAACTTAATAACCGCCTATTCGAGAGGGACAATCGCACCGTAACTCTCACCCATCAAGGCAATACGTTTTTGGGGTTTGCGCGCGATATTGTTCAACAATGGGAAACCGCTCAAGAATCCATGCAGGCCGATGCCAATAAACTCAAAGGCTCGCTAAGCATTTACTGCTCTGTAACAGCGAGCTACAGCTTTTTATTCGACATGCTGAAAAATTTTCGAGCTCATCAGCCAGATATTGAAATTAAGCTACATACGGGGGACCCAGCCCTCGCCTTGGAGCGGGTAATCTCCGGCAACGAAGACATGGCGATTGCGGCTCAAACACCCAATATGCCCAAAGACGTGTGCTTTAAACGCTTCACTGCGTCAGAACTAATATTTATAGGCCCCAGCGGCAGTGAAGCTTTTTTTAGAGAAGAGAAAGAACACGAAAAAGACTACTTGCAACGATTACCATTAATCGTTTCCGAGCGAGGGCTAGCAAGGCAACGGTTAGATAGCTGGTATAAAAGTAACGCCATAAAACCCAATATATACGCACAAGTATCGGGTAACGAAGCGATTGTAAGCATGGTGAGCTTGGGATTAGGTGTAGGACTTCTACCTAAGATAGTGCTAGACAACAGCCCCCTCGCAAGCAAAGTAAAACCCTTTACAGGCTTGCCTAACCTCGGGGCATTCAACGTGGGCCTCTGCGTTTTAGAAAAGCGGTTACGCAGCCCAATCATTGATGCTTTTTGGTCACAAATTAAATCTAACTAA
- the ilvN gene encoding acetolactate synthase small subunit produces the protein MRRIISLLMENEPGALSRVVGLFSQRGYNIESLTVAPTEDNTLSRLTLTTMGDDHKIEQITKHLNRLIDVVKLVDLTEGAHIERELMLVKVRATGAQRAEVKRCVDIFRGQIVDVTASVYTIQITGASEKLDSFFQAVGEASIVEVVRSGVSGIARGEKVLSL, from the coding sequence ATGAGAAGAATCATATCTTTATTAATGGAAAACGAACCAGGCGCATTGTCTCGTGTAGTTGGCTTGTTTTCTCAGCGCGGTTATAACATTGAGTCTCTTACTGTGGCCCCAACCGAAGACAACACCTTGTCTCGCCTAACGCTAACCACTATGGGAGACGACCACAAAATAGAGCAGATAACCAAGCATCTCAATCGCTTGATAGACGTGGTTAAGCTGGTGGACCTTACAGAAGGTGCTCACATAGAGCGAGAGCTCATGTTGGTTAAAGTGCGCGCGACAGGCGCTCAGCGAGCAGAAGTTAAGCGTTGTGTGGATATTTTCCGCGGTCAAATAGTGGATGTAACCGCATCGGTTTACACCATTCAAATAACGGGTGCGAGTGAAAAGCTTGACTCGTTTTTCCAGGCTGTTGGCGAAGCCTCTATTGTTGAAGTTGTGCGTTCAGGCGTATCTGGCATCGCGCGCGGCGAAAAAGTACTAAGTCTCTAA
- a CDS encoding TonB-dependent receptor, with product MTFTSGIQHKKKLLAMLISCALYNTSALAQEEDTSTVEDDANLEEVIVTGVRASQAKAIDIKRNSANVVDSIVAEDIGKLPDTTITDSLQRVTGVQITRSAGEGTSLNIRGMPQVLTTLNGEQFLSPWAITGVQANYSDVPAGMISGADVYKSQSANVLAGGISGVVDLKTLDPTSLDAGFTGKLRIEGATGSRSKDKYEEDGSKSTRAPDHSVSLVLGFNDDDRFSVVTNLYTANSYAANYSMYEDQRLAFLDGQGGTPSDPYDLDGDGDLVNDWYIVPGEYGASSSFVERDRTGGSISSEFVINDNWSVRGDIFYTAMEQYNRGVKAGFNGKSTPESFQADADAALYQTDVYNTLQPNSIVGEGSTISFVDSDGVTQYRDLHTLQVAEVWAADFQTSSTNEIDKTAALNTNLEFNYTNNDNIDASVRAIYAKAEKQYRKATFQQGTPAWLWVDENGVPGKDPIDGYHVTVDYRGDMPAFSFTDDLSNASLLKQYQGFADGANTDATLGALRGDIKLALDGDFIQSVSGGVRYSEREANHNKFYYVTRTGRYTDWEDPRVPVDKRYRLLPGNLIWQKYPNWLKFDYAETNPSLIDIGGLEDNGFSAADTTAFRDFGPIKGFEAGVASLDPADWDNPYEFMNRLYPGTQTASDPGYTYSVKEASINTYAQLDFGNESEGLFGIPYQGNVGLQVVTVDRTVEQIVVPEALDSFNSIGYDDWQKIAFVSEVATHENSQTELLPSINLNLFPRDDVILRVGASKTMTRNDLENVGSSLALWYQQCPKTDENGEPVMVLNPSNGTQVQDTVGCIGGGSDNGQPDIKPWTATVFNTSAEWYFDENAILGLGVFLIKVDSSVESFQEQRPFVDLDGIDRDRVANVWTTRNVGASDLFGAELGYKQPFTFLPGEFLSSTGVEFNYTYSDSESGGEDVEGNAFPLPSNSQHQSNFILWYDRAGLNVRLAYNWRSEEYLGRVGVNSNAAVMELGQWLEPAGYLDLSVNYWVNEHLNFFASGNNLTEQSRKSYAQYEGQFHSLWVQETRYSIGVNLSL from the coding sequence ATGACGTTCACCAGCGGTATCCAGCATAAGAAAAAACTACTGGCGATGCTAATAAGCTGCGCGCTCTACAACACCTCTGCCTTGGCGCAAGAGGAAGACACTAGCACAGTGGAAGACGACGCAAACCTAGAAGAGGTTATCGTCACCGGCGTTCGCGCCTCCCAAGCCAAAGCTATTGATATTAAACGCAACTCTGCCAACGTAGTGGACTCTATTGTTGCGGAAGATATTGGTAAGTTGCCAGATACAACCATTACTGATTCGCTTCAACGTGTAACCGGTGTGCAAATTACTCGCTCAGCGGGTGAAGGTACATCGCTAAATATTCGTGGTATGCCACAGGTTCTCACAACCTTGAACGGCGAACAATTCCTAAGCCCTTGGGCAATTACTGGTGTGCAAGCGAACTATTCTGATGTGCCAGCAGGCATGATTAGTGGCGCCGACGTATATAAATCGCAATCTGCAAACGTACTTGCAGGCGGTATTTCAGGGGTTGTGGATTTAAAAACGTTGGACCCAACAAGTTTAGACGCGGGTTTTACTGGCAAGCTGCGCATTGAAGGCGCGACCGGATCTAGATCTAAAGATAAATACGAAGAAGATGGCTCGAAAAGTACTCGTGCCCCCGACCATAGCGTGAGCTTGGTGCTTGGCTTTAATGACGATGATCGCTTTTCCGTAGTCACAAACCTATATACAGCCAATTCATACGCTGCAAATTATTCAATGTACGAAGACCAGCGTTTGGCCTTTTTAGATGGTCAAGGCGGTACGCCTAGTGACCCTTACGATTTAGATGGCGACGGTGATTTAGTTAATGATTGGTATATAGTGCCTGGGGAGTACGGTGCTAGCAGTAGTTTTGTGGAGCGTGATCGTACTGGTGGTTCTATTTCTTCCGAATTTGTCATCAATGATAACTGGTCGGTTCGCGGCGATATTTTTTACACCGCAATGGAACAGTACAACCGTGGAGTAAAAGCGGGCTTTAACGGTAAATCTACTCCCGAGTCATTCCAGGCGGATGCTGATGCTGCGCTGTATCAAACAGATGTGTACAACACTTTGCAGCCAAATTCTATTGTTGGTGAAGGTTCGACTATTTCGTTTGTAGACTCCGATGGCGTCACGCAATATAGAGATTTGCATACTCTGCAAGTGGCTGAGGTATGGGCCGCAGATTTCCAAACATCATCTACTAATGAAATAGATAAAACTGCAGCGTTAAATACCAATTTAGAATTTAACTACACCAATAACGACAATATCGATGCATCGGTTCGCGCTATATATGCCAAAGCCGAAAAGCAATATCGTAAAGCGACGTTTCAGCAGGGTACACCTGCGTGGCTTTGGGTCGATGAAAACGGTGTTCCAGGGAAAGATCCTATCGATGGTTACCATGTAACTGTAGATTACCGCGGTGATATGCCTGCGTTCAGTTTCACAGATGATTTATCTAATGCCAGTTTATTAAAACAGTACCAAGGGTTTGCTGATGGCGCGAACACAGATGCAACACTTGGCGCTCTTCGTGGCGATATTAAATTAGCGTTAGATGGCGATTTTATTCAATCGGTATCTGGCGGTGTGCGATATAGCGAGCGCGAAGCAAATCATAATAAATTCTATTATGTAACGCGTACAGGGCGTTACACAGATTGGGAAGACCCTCGAGTGCCGGTGGATAAGCGCTACCGGTTATTGCCAGGTAATTTAATTTGGCAAAAATACCCTAACTGGTTGAAGTTTGATTATGCAGAGACAAACCCTAGTCTAATTGATATAGGCGGACTAGAAGACAATGGTTTCTCCGCAGCAGACACAACCGCGTTTAGAGATTTTGGCCCAATCAAAGGTTTTGAAGCTGGCGTTGCATCTTTGGACCCGGCCGATTGGGATAATCCCTATGAGTTTATGAACCGCCTGTACCCTGGTACTCAAACCGCAAGCGACCCTGGTTACACATACTCTGTTAAAGAGGCGTCAATCAATACCTACGCGCAGCTTGATTTTGGTAACGAGAGCGAAGGGCTATTTGGCATTCCATATCAAGGTAATGTCGGTTTGCAAGTTGTTACTGTCGACCGAACAGTAGAACAAATAGTTGTGCCAGAGGCTTTGGATTCATTTAACTCCATTGGTTATGACGATTGGCAAAAAATTGCTTTTGTTTCTGAAGTGGCTACACATGAAAACTCTCAAACTGAGCTTTTGCCGTCAATAAATTTAAATTTATTCCCTCGCGACGATGTGATATTGCGTGTTGGTGCATCTAAAACTATGACCCGTAACGATCTTGAAAATGTGGGTTCTAGTTTGGCGCTGTGGTATCAACAGTGTCCTAAAACCGATGAGAATGGCGAGCCTGTAATGGTGCTAAACCCATCCAACGGTACACAGGTGCAAGATACTGTAGGGTGTATTGGTGGTGGTAGTGATAATGGCCAGCCAGACATCAAGCCTTGGACCGCTACCGTATTTAATACGTCTGCAGAATGGTATTTCGATGAAAATGCCATCCTAGGTTTAGGTGTGTTTTTAATTAAGGTTGATAGTTCTGTAGAAAGCTTTCAAGAGCAGCGTCCATTTGTAGATTTAGATGGTATCGACCGCGACCGTGTAGCTAATGTTTGGACGACTAGAAACGTTGGTGCTTCCGACTTATTTGGTGCTGAGCTAGGTTACAAGCAGCCGTTTACTTTCTTACCTGGTGAGTTCTTAAGTTCTACTGGGGTAGAATTTAACTACACCTATTCTGATAGTGAGTCGGGCGGTGAGGATGTGGAAGGCAATGCTTTCCCGTTGCCATCAAACTCGCAACACCAATCTAACTTCATTTTGTGGTACGACAGAGCAGGGTTGAATGTTCGTTTGGCGTATAACTGGCGCAGTGAAGAGTACCTTGGCCGTGTAGGCGTGAATTCTAACGCTGCGGTTATGGAGCTTGGTCAGTGGTTAGAGCCTGCTGGTTACTTAGATCTTTCTGTGAATTATTGGGTGAACGAGCACCTTAACTTTTTCGCGAGCGGCAACAACTTAACAGAGCAAAGTAGAAAAAGTTATGCCCAATACGAAGGGCAATTTCACTCTCTATGGGTACAGGAAACACGTTACAGCATAGGTGTAAATCTATCGCTTTAA
- the pssA gene encoding CDP-diacylglycerol--serine O-phosphatidyltransferase has product MTDQKKEQKEELALSVPDGLPVDEHIEEVSEGGKKVQRRGVYLLPNLFTTGALFGGFFAIISAMKGNFDHAALAIFAAQILDGFDGRVARMTNTESRFGTEYDSLSDMVSFGLAPGIVAFSWGLEPLGKFGWAAAFVFVCCAALRLARFNTQSGKTDSNYFTGLASPPAATLLASGVWCGSELELTTQVSVFAAILTAFVGLMMVSNFRYHSFKGLDANRRVPFVSMFIVVMVFILVTIDPPKVLFAMAFIYATSGPIAWLIGFFKGAATKVAAVDSADSNSSSEAEEKAK; this is encoded by the coding sequence ATGACGGATCAAAAAAAGGAGCAAAAAGAAGAGTTGGCGCTTTCGGTGCCAGACGGGCTTCCTGTTGATGAGCATATAGAAGAAGTGTCTGAGGGCGGTAAAAAAGTGCAGCGAAGAGGTGTCTACCTTTTGCCAAACCTATTTACAACCGGTGCTTTGTTTGGTGGCTTCTTTGCCATCATTTCTGCTATGAAAGGTAATTTTGATCATGCGGCATTAGCGATATTTGCTGCGCAGATACTCGATGGCTTTGATGGTCGGGTTGCGCGCATGACCAATACTGAGAGCCGCTTCGGTACAGAGTACGATAGCTTGTCCGATATGGTCTCCTTTGGCTTGGCTCCTGGTATTGTTGCTTTCAGTTGGGGGTTGGAGCCTCTAGGTAAATTTGGTTGGGCTGCGGCATTTGTTTTTGTTTGTTGTGCAGCTTTGCGCCTTGCACGCTTTAACACTCAGTCAGGTAAAACAGATAGCAACTATTTTACTGGTTTGGCGAGCCCCCCTGCAGCTACGCTTTTAGCTTCCGGCGTGTGGTGTGGCAGTGAGCTTGAGCTAACAACCCAGGTATCGGTTTTTGCTGCTATTTTGACCGCCTTTGTTGGCTTAATGATGGTGTCTAATTTCCGTTACCATTCTTTTAAAGGGTTGGATGCTAACCGGCGCGTACCATTTGTTTCTATGTTTATTGTTGTAATGGTATTTATATTGGTAACCATAGATCCTCCCAAAGTTTTATTTGCAATGGCTTTTATTTATGCCACCTCTGGGCCTATTGCCTGGCTTATCGGCTTTTTTAAAGGCGCGGCCACCAAGGTAGCAGCTGTCGACTCAGCTGATAGCAACTCTTCTAGTGAAGCGGAAGAAAAAGCTAAGTAA
- a CDS encoding cellulase family glycosylhydrolase has product MNTKIKLLSFLASAMLLQACGGDMLGTSDSEDYKLIPEEVTEDPTKARPSENAPVLKTSGTTIQLPDGTPVLLRGINLQFGDNPIEQIDGIQAIRETGSNVVRIQLLADTSTANLEAVLNKVVEHNLIAVLSLYDEALHCKEDDEAFTDAVKQVWLTDFLPIIAQDRYQANIMINIASGWGPEAIFDGYSVGYKTYTDNYKAAIRQFRKAGFNVPLVIDAPGCGADFNAFLSNRGKELMAADDKDNLVLSVHGYGSQWNTATKVTDAISQLAAQNIPVLMSEFGGSGVGEKPVKHMAILDKGAGDYAAEIILPWASATDKVAMNVPFSAPINLTNTDVSFDVKLDEAYVTDGQMGVVMYLRDVNGEYANLAWHSASEFPAGEWATKSYAIQNNASFGWASEAFDITAVAKVGVELVANGKLAEVAGSVVIDNLRVAEGSGAVELYSQSFDDDIAGWGVPWTGTVAAHADGALSLTHDNGEIIAQLDGLGGVVDFAQPVVISGRFFVPADYAGSWMYAKFFNNGEAWTEVGITGLTPGEWTEISVETEFPAAATSVGIQIGNIGIADGATITDSTEPFLLDDFAISGVAANDSFELGTQYMASFDESEDGWAYLSWGASATVEAIDGALNFYPNANDAVRIVLYKTDLSAIDDLDLQDPFTIKTRVLIPDSYTGQAFEYQLFLQDANWQNHFAAKIWNQDELIPGEWMDLVVEVEFPAEFDRAGIPQYLGFDLSSEVALPQDPILIDEIVFEGMVPVEKEVVIIDQVDFFYTNHFTDFAIDYIEGEILEDDILELAYIHQRSEPFSWIAWSWYGNDIENSDWDMTTIVGDATALTERGEDIVNGKGGIAGN; this is encoded by the coding sequence ATGAACACAAAAATAAAATTACTTTCATTTCTTGCGAGTGCAATGCTGTTGCAGGCATGTGGTGGTGACATGCTGGGCACCTCTGACAGCGAAGACTATAAATTGATTCCAGAAGAAGTAACGGAAGATCCAACTAAAGCTAGGCCGTCTGAAAATGCCCCCGTGTTAAAAACGAGTGGTACTACTATACAGCTACCAGATGGTACACCAGTGCTGCTGCGAGGTATTAACCTTCAATTTGGCGACAATCCTATTGAGCAAATAGATGGCATACAGGCTATTCGCGAAACAGGTTCAAACGTTGTGCGAATTCAATTGTTAGCAGATACATCTACAGCAAATTTAGAGGCGGTGCTAAATAAAGTTGTTGAGCATAATTTAATAGCTGTACTTAGTCTCTACGACGAAGCTTTACATTGTAAAGAAGATGATGAGGCATTTACGGATGCAGTTAAGCAAGTATGGCTTACCGATTTTCTTCCAATTATTGCTCAAGATCGTTATCAAGCAAATATTATGATTAACATCGCAAGTGGCTGGGGGCCTGAAGCCATTTTTGATGGGTATAGTGTAGGTTACAAAACGTATACCGATAACTATAAAGCAGCTATTCGTCAGTTCCGAAAGGCTGGGTTTAATGTGCCTTTGGTAATTGATGCCCCTGGATGTGGTGCTGACTTTAACGCTTTTTTAAGTAATCGCGGTAAAGAGCTTATGGCTGCGGATGATAAAGACAATCTTGTGTTGTCCGTGCACGGTTATGGTTCGCAGTGGAACACGGCTACTAAAGTTACGGATGCAATTAGCCAGCTTGCTGCGCAAAATATCCCTGTGCTAATGAGCGAGTTTGGTGGCTCTGGTGTCGGTGAAAAGCCTGTTAAACATATGGCGATCCTTGATAAAGGTGCAGGAGATTACGCCGCAGAAATTATTCTGCCATGGGCGAGCGCTACAGATAAAGTGGCTATGAATGTGCCATTCTCAGCACCTATCAATCTGACAAACACTGATGTGAGCTTTGACGTTAAGCTGGATGAAGCATATGTCACGGATGGTCAAATGGGGGTTGTAATGTACCTCCGAGATGTAAATGGAGAATATGCAAACTTAGCTTGGCACTCTGCCTCTGAATTTCCGGCTGGTGAATGGGCTACTAAATCTTATGCGATTCAGAATAATGCATCTTTCGGCTGGGCAAGTGAGGCGTTTGATATTACTGCCGTCGCTAAAGTTGGTGTTGAGTTGGTTGCAAATGGCAAGCTCGCCGAGGTTGCTGGCAGCGTTGTTATCGACAACCTTCGAGTGGCTGAAGGTAGTGGTGCAGTCGAGTTATACAGTCAAAGCTTTGATGATGATATTGCAGGTTGGGGCGTGCCTTGGACTGGCACAGTTGCTGCGCACGCTGACGGTGCTTTATCGCTAACCCATGACAATGGAGAAATTATTGCCCAGCTGGACGGGCTTGGTGGTGTAGTTGATTTTGCCCAGCCGGTTGTTATTAGTGGCAGGTTTTTTGTGCCTGCGGATTATGCTGGTTCATGGATGTACGCTAAATTTTTCAATAACGGCGAGGCATGGACAGAGGTTGGAATTACTGGGCTTACTCCTGGAGAGTGGACAGAAATTTCCGTCGAAACCGAATTTCCTGCAGCTGCTACCAGTGTAGGCATTCAGATTGGCAACATAGGTATTGCTGATGGGGCAACCATTACAGATTCCACAGAGCCTTTTTTGCTGGACGACTTTGCTATAAGTGGCGTAGCAGCTAATGACTCGTTCGAACTTGGTACGCAGTATATGGCGTCGTTCGATGAATCTGAAGATGGCTGGGCTTACTTGAGTTGGGGGGCGTCTGCTACTGTAGAGGCCATTGATGGCGCTTTGAATTTCTATCCAAATGCCAATGATGCGGTGAGAATAGTACTTTATAAAACCGACTTAAGTGCTATAGACGACTTGGATTTGCAGGACCCGTTCACCATTAAAACGCGAGTATTGATTCCAGATAGCTACACAGGACAGGCGTTCGAGTATCAGCTGTTTCTACAAGATGCTAACTGGCAAAATCATTTTGCAGCGAAAATTTGGAACCAAGATGAGCTTATCCCTGGTGAGTGGATGGACTTGGTGGTTGAGGTTGAGTTTCCTGCTGAATTCGATCGGGCTGGAATTCCTCAATACCTCGGTTTTGACCTGTCCTCCGAAGTTGCTTTACCACAAGACCCAATACTAATTGATGAAATAGTTTTTGAAGGCATGGTTCCAGTAGAAAAAGAAGTTGTGATCATTGATCAGGTAGATTTCTTCTACACTAACCACTTTACAGATTTTGCTATCGACTATATTGAGGGTGAAATATTAGAGGACGACATTCTGGAGCTTGCTTATATTCATCAGCGCAGCGAGCCATTCTCTTGGATAGCTTGGTCTTGGTACGGAAATGATATCGAAAATTCTGACTGGGATATGACCACCATAGTTGGCGACGCAACAGCCTTGACTGAACGTGGTGAAGATATCGTAAATGGTAAAGGTGGGATTGCAGGTAACTAG